The DNA sequence TGGGCAATTGGCTTGCTTGCTATTGTTTATGTACTGCAAGCATGGATTTCCAAAAGCAATAACAAGAAGATCAAAAAATTACCTCCGGGTCCAAGAGGGTTTCCTATTCTCGGAAACCTCCTCATGTTAGGGGAGTTCCCTCATGTCGATCTTCACCGACTAGCCCAAAAGCACGGTGACATCATGCACCTGCGCTTAGGCCTGGTGCCTACCATTGTTGTCTCATCCCCTCAAGCGGCTGAGTTGTTTCTTAAAACGCACGACCTAGCTTTTGCCACTAGGCCACCGCATGAAGCTGCAAAGCACATTTCTTATGGCCAAAGGAACTTATCCTATGCCGAGTATGGGTCTTATTGGCGCACCATTCGCAAGATGTGCACCCTTGAATTACTCAGCAACCATAAAATCAATTCTTTCAAGTCCATGAGGAAAGAAGAGCTTGATCTTTTCATTAACTTCATCCGAGAGGCTTCCCACGATCATGCTACGGTTGATCTCAGCGCCAAGGTTTCGTCTCTCAATGCAGACATGACGTGCCGAATGGTGTTTGGAAAGAAGTACATGGATAAGGAATTTGATGAGAAGGGTTTCCAGGCTTGGATTCAAGAGGGTATGCATCTAGCAGGCACCCCCAACTTTGGAGATTACCTTCCTTTTCTTGCTCCATTTGACCTCCAGGGTTTAACAAAGCGAATGAAGGCTGTTAGCAAGGTGTTTGGTGACTTTTTTGAGAAGATAATTGACGAGCACATCGAATCTCAGGATGATCCAGAAAGGACCAAAGACTTTGTCGATGTCATGTTGGGTTTCATGGGATCGCAAGAATCTGAGTACAAAATTGAACGCTCCAATATCAAAGCCATAATTCTGGTAAGTCTTGCGTTTATATATCAATTATCATAGAGTCTAGTAGTATATTTAACATGTTATATCTGTTGCATAGACTATCAATTAATCAATGCTATCACTCATCTAGTGacacatttatttattttttttaatatattttttttgtgataATTACTGATACTGTGGGAATGGGATTTGTAGTTGGAACTCGACCGTAGGGTTAATGCTAACTATTAGTCCAGTAGAACTTAAAATATGTGGATAACCAAACGTACACTTCACTACTTTAGCCTGAAATTAAGAGGATATCATTAGTGCCTATTTTGATGTATCTTCATTTATGCCATATGTAATAAGTAACACAAGTCTGCAAACTAATTTCCTCGCAGGACATGGTTGCCGGTGCAATGGACACGTCAGCAACGGCAATTGAGTGGACACTTTCCGAACTCATTAGGCACCCTCGGGTGATGAAGAAAGTCCAGAAAGAGTTAGAAGATGTAGTAGGCATGGAGAGAATGGTGGATGAATCAGACTTGGAGAAGTTAGAGTACTTGAACATGGTGTTGAAGGAAAACATGAGGCTACATCCAGTTGCTCCATTGTTGATCCCCCATGCAGCCATTGAAGACTGCATTGTTAACGGCTTCCACATACCCCAAAAATCGCGCGTCATCGTAAATGTTTGGGCAGTTGGGAGAGACCCTAGTGCTTGGACTGATCCAGACAAGTTCATACCGGAAAGGTTTGCCGGTAGTAATATAGATCTCCGTGGACGGGACTTCCAACTCCTTCCGTTTGGTTCTGGCCGAAGAGGTTGCCCTGGAATGCATCTAGGGCTAACTGTGGTCCTTCTGGTGGTGGCGCAACTTATGCATTGCTTTAATTGGAAACTTCCGGAtaatatgttgccaaatgagttGGACATGACTGAGGAGTTTGGTCTAACAGTTCCAAGGGCCAAACATCTACTAGCCATTCCTACTTATCGTCTCCGACAACAATAATGTTTTTGTATGATGTCTGATGTCCTTGTTTAACAGTTTCTTTGCTTTTCATTGAAACAAATAATCCATGTTGTTCTTCGATCCTTTCATGATATTGGGAGTCTTACAGTACTTATTGTTTATTGAATAGTGGGGCTCATCGTATTGCAAGCACATAAATGTAGGCAATGCAGGTCGAAAGACATGCATGTTTTTTCGACATACATGTTTGAAACAAGTCATAAGTCGAATATTATTGTCTAACAGTAATTGCTAATTTACAATATTAGAAATGAACATCAATTTTCCAAAAGAAATGAacatcaaaaagaaaagaaagttggGAGTTAAACTAGGTAGTGTAAGCTAGCGAACAACGGAGGGCCATCAAGGGGTCACCTGATTTGAATTTACTGGAAAGTGCTcacgcgcgatgctgcgggttaaattttttttttcctcaactCATGATGTACGTAATATAATCACAATTATAAGCTAGGAAACATTAATTCAAAATGTTATAAACATATTACAAAAGCTGGTATTTTAAACAAGCttgtaaagagaaaaattaagcaaacaccTGGTATTTTAACCAAGCTGGTATCAAGTTTCTACAATGGGGATTTACCACTGACCTAATTCATTGGCAGACTCAAATGCATCTTCAACTGAAGACTCATCTGCAAATCCATGGACTGTACATACAAAATCCCAGTTAACTTGATCATGCAAAAGATGCAATAactgtaaaataaaaaagagaaggaaatataCAAATCACCTTGAAATAGTTAATTACAGTTTGTTTATCTTCTTAGGTATGAACAAACCAAATCCCAAAACCtaccaaaaaaataaaggatGAAGCTTTACATATATTGCAACAAACAGATTTGAAACTTTTTGCTATCTTAAAAGATTCGTGGATTCGTTGATTGTAACATGCTCATAGGCTTCAAGATTAGAATCAAAAGTATTTTCTTTCTACTTTTCTAGTAATGAAGCTTAGTTGTTCCACTTATCCCTACAGACCAAAactcatcaacttcaatatcaAAAACCTGCATTTGCGTAGGAAATTATATAGATATGAGGATAATAAATCTAAATTGGTCTTAGAGTGAACTGAGTGGTCTAAAATATATACTCACCATTCTGATAAGCTATTCTCATTAAACCAAAATGTACAAGTGCAGAAAGTAGCACTACAAACTCAAGAACAGCTAATATCAGAAGAATATTTACAAATAGTTGTAGACCTATTCTGATAGTACCATGAgccaaaatgaagaaaaaataagaacaatttTCGAACCAAGACCATGAATCACTCCATAAACCAATTTTCCAAGAGGAACAACCAACCTCTTAACAATACCATGAAATTAACCTCCACAGGCAAGCAACTGAAGCCACATATCAATAATGCAATGCAAACACTAACTCATAATCGTTATGGGAAGTTGGGTAATGTTTGTAACATATTAGGTTCAAGCTTCAGAACTGGGTAATCACACTGTTAAAACTGGAAAGGAAAAGGGAAGAACCTTTTTAGGGCAATGTATTACAGTTTAGAAACACTACATGACTGATTCAAATAAACAGAGCTACAAAAATTATGTACTGAACAACGTGAAGTTGATAAGACATACAGATCATTAACATTGAGTAGACATCACCATGGAAAATCAATTTGATCGTGCAGAAATAATTGAGATAATTAAGTACAATTCTAACAACAGGAAAGAATAAGAAACTAAGAATAGTAAGTGCACCCTCACTAAGCACTTCCGATACGGTTACTCCAACTACAACTAACCATTTAAACTGATGTAATCATTACACAATACTATATCATACAGATCACGTATGAATTACATTGGCATATGTAACAGATCATATAAATCATCTGGGTCGATTACTGTTAAGTAGGCATGAGCCAGAGAATGCAAGGAGCTGTACACAAACAAATGAAGACATGTTTTTAGTAAGAAGACAGGTTTTAGTAAAAAGAAGAGAATGGGGAAAGactaaaaacaaatcaaaatttgagaaactcATCTGGAATGGATTCAACCCTCCAATCTTTTGTGTACACGTCATCTTCTCCCATGGTTTTTAAACTATGTCAAGCCCTAAATCTCTTCTGGCTTTTGGGATTTTAAAGCTGCAAACTTGAGAATCAGGTCCAACCGCGAAACTGAATCAAACATACAAATCTTTCGCATCAGTAACAATTTTCTTCAATAGGAAAATGTATTAAGCAAAAAACCAACAAATGTTCTTTCCCAAATCAAAACACATACCAGAAATCCAGAACATCAATTCTGAGAGGGAAAGTTATTGTTGCGTTTTCTCCTCACAACAT is a window from the Rosa chinensis cultivar Old Blush chromosome 2, RchiOBHm-V2, whole genome shotgun sequence genome containing:
- the LOC112190103 gene encoding cytochrome P450 71AU50 — its product is MGWIWAIGLLAIVYVLQAWISKSNNKKIKKLPPGPRGFPILGNLLMLGEFPHVDLHRLAQKHGDIMHLRLGLVPTIVVSSPQAAELFLKTHDLAFATRPPHEAAKHISYGQRNLSYAEYGSYWRTIRKMCTLELLSNHKINSFKSMRKEELDLFINFIREASHDHATVDLSAKVSSLNADMTCRMVFGKKYMDKEFDEKGFQAWIQEGMHLAGTPNFGDYLPFLAPFDLQGLTKRMKAVSKVFGDFFEKIIDEHIESQDDPERTKDFVDVMLGFMGSQESEYKIERSNIKAIILDMVAGAMDTSATAIEWTLSELIRHPRVMKKVQKELEDVVGMERMVDESDLEKLEYLNMVLKENMRLHPVAPLLIPHAAIEDCIVNGFHIPQKSRVIVNVWAVGRDPSAWTDPDKFIPERFAGSNIDLRGRDFQLLPFGSGRRGCPGMHLGLTVVLLVVAQLMHCFNWKLPDNMLPNELDMTEEFGLTVPRAKHLLAIPTYRLRQQ